In Daphnia pulex isolate KAP4 chromosome 7, ASM2113471v1, one genomic interval encodes:
- the LOC124196615 gene encoding chromobox protein homolog 1-like produces the protein MVGKRRSNGVKEVSKTTTKVFRIKSTAAEKYVVEKVVDERKMKGTTQYLLKWKGYDDSDNTWEEEENMNCPELIAEFENQPKKKKKMDKQEEYSVEKVMDRRVQKGKVQYLLKWKGYGHNDNTWENEEDMDCPGLIAAFENQTSKDAENEFSVEKIMDKRVRKGKVEYLLKWKGYAHSENTWESEENMGCPDLIAEFENKKKKEGKA, from the exons AtggttggaaaaagaagaagtaatgGTGTCAAAGAAgtttcaaaaacaacaaccaaggTATTTAGAATAAAAAGTACTGCGGCAGAAAAATATGTGGTTGAAAAAGTGGTGGATGAAAG GAAAATGAAAGGTACTACCCAGTATCTTTTGAAGTGGAAAGGGTATGATGACAGTGATAATActtgggaagaagaagaaaacatgaaTTGTCCCGAATTAATtgctgaatttgaaaatcaaccaaaaaagaagaagaagatggataAACAAGAAGAATATTCTGTTGAGAAAGTGATGGATCGAAG AGTGCAGAAAGGTAAAGTTCAGTACCTGCTAAAATGGAAAGGCTATGGCCACAATGACAATACTtgggaaaatgaagaagacaTGGATTGTCCTGGCTTGATTGCAgcatttgaaaatcagacaTCAAAAGATGCTGAAAATGAGTTCTCAGTTGAAAAAATTATGGATAAAAG GGTAAGAAAAGGCAAAGTGGAGTATCTTCTGAAATGGAAAGGCTATGCTCATAGTGAAAATACCTGGGAAAGTGAGGAAAACATGGGTTGCCCTGATTTGATTgcagaatttgaaaataagaagaaaaaggaaggaaaagctTGA
- the LOC124196616 gene encoding chromobox protein homolog 1-like — protein sequence MGRVNKKKLSEDSEPEEVSVVEPEYEVEKVVDRREIQGKVEYLLKWKGYEDEENTWEPVDALDCHELIAEFEKKRKEKLDQPKKKTEGTIKENKRSTSIKDKPAKVKAAGKKKDQEDQPQPPRGVELGLEAEAILGLTDTYDDDEPGELHFLIRWKDQDVPEFVPAEKAYVLFPQMVIKFYESKLIWGEKKN from the exons ATGGGCCGagttaataaaaagaaattgtctgAAGATTCTGAACCTGAGGAAGTCAGTGTAGTGGAGCCAGAATACGAAGTTGAAAAAGTTGTGGATAGAAG AGAAATTCAAGGGAAGGTGGAGTACCTCTTAAAATGGAAAGGTTATGAAGATGAAGAGAACACCTGGGAGCCTGTCGATGCATTAGATTGCCATGAATTAATtgctgaatttgaaaaaaagagaaaagaaaaattggaccaacccaaaaagaaaacagaaggTACCATCAAGGAAAATAAACGTTCAACATCCATCAAAGACAAACCAGCAAAAGTGAAGGcagctggaaagaaaaaagaccaaGAG GACCAACCCCAACCACCACGTGGAGTCGAACTCGGCCTTGAGGCTGAGGCGATTTTAGGCTTAACCGATACTTATGATGACGACGAGCCTGGTGAACTTCATTTCCTCATCAGATG GAAAGATCAAGATGTGCCTGAATTTGTTCCTGCTGAAAAAGCATATGTTTTATTTCCTCAAATGGTCATCAAATTCTACGAAAGCAAACTTATTtggggtgaaaaaaaaaattaa
- the LOC124196614 gene encoding protein FRA10AC1-like, translating into MSSRNSRRGSPLELDAGGYDSSYEGDEEENKRKKRKKDWVVKEKPKSEGLVSKSAFTEQYAQEARRSMQSQLRGLTAYDRHKLLINEYYLSIPGGADMLKRDKTRDKRDFDIIKENHQFLWEEDDTIDTWGKQIAKKYHDKLFKEYCICDLRRYKENKVGIRWRVEKEVVTGKGQFSCGEQNCPQKDNLRTWEINFAYVEHGVRKNSLVKIRLCNDCSHNLNFHHKRKEVTKKKKIKKETKSKRSSKDRRKSEGGEPSTEEPAPGTSKDGVTEADEPSSANPGKTQELSDSTDIWREGQQTTEDKSRDDEFEEFLEDLFL; encoded by the exons ATGTCATCTCGTAACTCGCGGCGAGGTTCTCCACTTGAG TTAGATGCTGGAGGATATGATTCCAGTTATGAAGGAGatgaagaggaaaacaaaaggaaaaaaagaaagaaggattgggttgtgaaagaaaaaccaaaaagtgaAG gTTTAGTTTCCAAATCTGCTTTCACTGAGCAATATGCACAAGAAGCCAGACGAAGTATGCAATCACAATTGAGGGGGTTAACAGCTTACGACAGGCACAAGCTTCTCATCAACGAATACTACCTCTCCATACCTGGAGGAGCTGATATGCTGAAACGTGACAA GACAAGAGATAAAAGAGATTTTGACATCATCAAAGAGAATCATCAATTTTTGTGGGAAGAAGACGACACGATCGACACCTGGGGAAAACAGATAGCCAAAAAGTACCACGACAAGCTTTTCAAAGAATACTGTATTTGTGACCTCAGAAGATACAAGGAAAACAAG GTTGGCATTCGATGGAGAGTTGAAAAGGAGGTCGTCACGGGTAAAGGGCAATTCAGTTGCGGGGAACAGAATTGCCCACAAAAGGATAACTTGAGGACTTGGGAGATTAATTTTGCCTACGTGGAACATGGAGTGAGAAAGAATTCGCTAGTAAAAATTC GTTTGTGTAACGATTGTTCACATAATCTTAATTTCCATCACAAGAGGAAAGAAGttacaaagaagaagaagatcaagaAGGAAACGAAGAGTAAGCGATCATCGAAGGATCGAAGAAAGAGTGAAGGCGGTGAGCCAAGCACCGAGGAACCGGCTCCGGGAACCAGTAAAGATGGCGTGACTGAAGCTGACGAGCCATCTTCTGCTAATCCTGGTAAAACTCAAGAACTCAGCGACAGTACAGATATTTGGCGCGAGGGCCAACAGACAACCGAAGACAAATCACGCGACGACGAGTTTGAAGAGTTTTTAGaagatttgtttctttga
- the LOC124196613 gene encoding radical S-adenosyl methionine domain-containing protein 2-like, whose protein sequence is MTFLEIWIRQFWQSVVKWIFRIYYQRVDDKSKRISSYLSPRPTSVNYHFTRQCNYKCGFCFHTAKSSFVLPLEEAMRGLRLLHEAGMEKINFSGGEPFIHQKGRYLGQLVQFCKRELGLASVSIVSNGSLITEDWFIRFGEYLDILAVSCDSFKVETNHLIGRHRNGNKIQTGDEGSEHLESLERVRGWCRDYRVAFKINSVINVHNVDEDMNSQIHQLNPVRWKVFQCLLIGGENQGEEALRNAEKLVISDQQFETFLQRHSGVACLVPESNIKMRNSYLILDERMRFLDCTNGQKTPSPSLLDVGVEAAIHWSGFDEEMFFQRGGKYTWSKSDMSPSLLEW, encoded by the exons ATGACGTTTTTGGAGATCTGGATCCGCCAATTTTGGCAATCCGTTGTTAAATGGATCTTTCGCATCTATTACCAGCGAGTCGATGACAAATCGAAACGAATTTCGTCCTATTTGTCACCTCGGCCGACCAGCGTCAATTACCATTTTACCCGCCAATGCAACTACAAGTGTGGATTCTGTTTTCACACGGCCAAATCGAGTTTCGTTTTACCTCTGGAAGAAGCCATGCGGGGACTCCGGCTCCTCCATGAAGCAG GAATGGAAAAGATCAACTTCTCGGGTGGAGAGCCGTTTATTCATCAGAAAGGTCGCTATTTGGGCCAGCTTGTTCAATTCTGCAAGCGGGAACTGGGACTGGCCAGCGTCAGTATCGTCAGCAATGGCAGTCTCATCACCGAAGACTGGTTCATTCGATTCGGTGAATATCTCGACATTTTGGCCGTTTCTTGCGACAGTTTTAAGGTCGAGACCAATCATTTGATTGGCCGTCACCGGAATGgcaacaaaattcaaaccgGTGACGAAGGAAGTGAACACCTGGAAAGTTTGGAACGGGTGAGAGGATGGTGTCGGGATTATCGAGTCGCCTTCAAAATCAATTCCGTCATTAATGTACACAATGTCGACGAGGACATGAACAGTCAGATCCATCAACTGAATCCCGTCCGTTGGAAA GTGTTCCAATGTTTGCTCATCGGCGGAGAAAATCAAGGTGAGGAGGCTTTACGTAACGCGGAGAAATTAGTTATTTCAGATCAACAGTTTGAGACTTTTCTACAGCGTCATTCGGGCGTGGCTTGTTTGGTTCCCGAATCCAATATCAAA atgcgcaattcttatttgattttggaCGAGAGG atgAGATTCCTTGATTGTACAAACGGGCAAAAGACTCCATCGCCGTCCCTGCTGGACGTCGGTGTGGAAGCGGCCATCCACTGGAGTGGTTTTGACGAAGAAATGTTCTTCCAGCGTGGAGGCAAATATACTTGGAGTAAGTCCGATATGTCTCCATCTCTGTTAGAGTGGTGA